Within the Gordonia westfalica genome, the region GACGGTCGTCAGCGGCCGGCCGGCGCGGCGGAGGCCGGTCAGATCCATCCGTCGTCCGCTGTCGATCATCGCCCGCGTCCACGTCGCGATCTCGCGCCGGTTCATGCCGCGGAGATATATGGCCATCAACAACGACGACATCTGCTCGGGCGCGACCTCGCCGCGGGTGTAGCCGTCGACCATCCACGCGATCTGCGCATCGCTGAGCTCTGCGCCCCCTCGTTTGGTCGCGATCACCGAGACGGCATGAATGACCTCGTCGACCGCGATACCCGCCTCGCCCGTCACGAGACCACCCCGGCGATGTCGTCGGGACCGAAGGCGTCCGGCAGGAGGTCGCCCAGGGTCCGTGGCCCGGCGGGGTGATCGACGAGGAGATCGCGGCCGCCGTGCTCGAGGAGCACCTGCCGGCACCGGCCACAGGGCATCAGGACCTTGCCGGAGGCATCGGTGACCGTCACCGCACGCAGGACCCCGCCGCCCTGTGAGATCAGGTCCGCGACCAGCGCGACCTCGGCACAGATCCCGAGCCCGTATGAGACATTTTCCACATTGCAACCAGCCACGACACGCCCCTCGGAGGTGACGCCCGCCGCACCGACAGGGTAATGCGAGTACGGGGCATAGGCACGAGACAACATTTCAGTTGCTCTGTGTCGCAGGACATTCCACTGGATTTCGGTACTCACGCCCACCTCCTGGCAAATGGTGTAACCAACCGGACATGCGCAATTCATCGCCGCAAAAGATTGGGTAAGGCAAACCTAAGTCGTAATGTCTTGTGCCTCAAATCGGTTCGGGCAATTTATCACCGGATTGGGCATGGGTTTAGAGTCTCTTGTCATGGGTCCATGGTCGAGTCGGAGGATGCCGATTCGACGCGTCCATCGACGATGTTGGAGGCCACTTTTCCTATGAGCACCTCGACCGAAGTCGCACCTGACCCGGTGCGACGACGTTCTCTGTACCGCGGCGACCCGGGCATGTGGTCCTGGGTTCTGCACCGCATCACCGGCGTCACCATTTTCTTCTTCTTGTTCGTACACGTGCTGGACACCGCGGTCATCCGCGTCGACCCCAACCAGTACGACGAGATCATCGAAACGTACAAGACCCCGATCATCGGTCTCATGGAGATCGCACTGGTCGCGTGCGTCCTGTTCCACGCCTTCAACGGTGTGCGCCTGATCCTGGTGGACTTCTGGTCCAAGGGTCCCAAGTACCAGCGACAGATGCTGTGGGTCGCGGTGACCCTGTTCGTCGTCGTGTTCGGTGCCGGCGCGATCCGCCTGCTGCAGATCCTGTTCAGCCACCTGTAGGAGACACCAGAGATGACCACCTCGGAAGCCACCGGTGTCGCCAAGACCCTCGGCAAAGAACACGACCGTCCGGCCAGCCTGGACAACCCCCGCTCGCCGCGTAAGCCCAAGGGCGGAAACTTCGAGAAGAACGCATGGATGTTCATGCGCTTCTCCGGCCTGATCCTCGTCTTCCTCACCATCGGCCACATGTTCATCATGCTGGCGTGGGACGGCGGCGTGCACCGCATCGACGCCTCGTTCGTCGCCGCTCGCTGGAGCTCGCCCGGCTGGCAGATCTGGGACCTGACCATGCTGTGGCTCGCCCAGCTGCACGGCGGCAACGGTGTCCGCACCGTCATCGCCGACTACTCGCGCAAGGACTCGACACGCTTCTGGCTCAACGTGCTGCTGGCCGTGTCGATGATCCTGACCCTGTTGCTGGGCACCTACGCGATCCTCACCTTCGACGTCAACAGCGTCGGCTAAAGGAGACCAAGAACATGCAGGAACACCGCTACGACGTCGTCATCGTGGGCGCCGGCGGCGCCGGGATGCGTGCGGCGATCGAATCCGCCCCGCGTGCCCGCACCGCGGTTCTGACCAAGCTCTACCCCACCCGCAGCCACACCGGCGCGGCTCAGGGCGGCATGTGCGCCGCGCTGGCCAACGTCGAGGAGGACAACTGGGAGTGGCACACCTTCGACACCGTCAAGGGTGGTGACTACCTCGCCGATCAGGACGCCGTCGAGATCATGGCCAAGGAGGCCATCGACGCGGTGCTCGATCTGGAGAAGATGGGCCTCCCGTTCAACCGGACCCCGAGGGCAAGATCGACCAGCGTCGTTTCGGTGGGCACACCCGCGACCACGGCAAGTCGCCCGTGCGTCGTGCCTGCTACGCCGCCGACCGCACCGGTCACATGATCCTGCAGACGCTGTACCAGAACTGCGTCAAGCACGACGTGGAGTTCTTCAACGAGTTCTACGCCCTCGACATCTGCCTCACCGAGAACTCCGACGGCGAGCAGGTCGCGACCGGCGTCGTCGCCTACGAGCTGGCCACCGGCGAGATCCACGTCTTCCACGCCAAGTCGATCGTCTTCGCGACCGGCGGCTCGGGCCGTATGTACAAGACCACGTCGAACGCCCACACGCTGACCGGCGACGGCATGGGCATCATCTTCCGCAAGGGCCTGCCGCTGGAGGACATGGAATTCCACCAGTTCCATCCGACAGGTCTCGCCGGTCTGGGCATCCTCATCTCGGAGGCCGTCCGCGGTGAGGGCGGCATCCTGCGCAACGCCGACGGCGAGCGCTTCATGGAGCGCTACGCCCCCACCATCAAGGACCTCGCGCCCCGCGACATCGTCGCCCGCTCGATGGTTCTCGAGGTGCTCGAAGGCCGCGGTGCCGGACCGAACAAGGACTACGTCTACATCGACGTGACACACCTCGGCGAGGACGTCCTCAACGAGAAGCTCCCCGACATCACCGAGTTCGCCCGCACCTATCTCGGCGTCGACCCGGTCACCGAGTACGTGCCGGTGTTCCCGACCTGTCACTACGTGATGGGCGGCATCCCGACCAACATCAACGGTCAGGTGCTGCGCAACAACGACGAGGTCGTCCACGGCCTGTACGCCGCCGGTGAGTGTGCCTGCGTGTCGGTGCACGGCGCCAACCGTCTCGGCACCAACTCGCTGCTCGACATCAACGTCTTCGGACGCCGCGCCGGCATCGCCGCCGCCGAGTACGCCAACAACGCCGAGTTCACCGAACTCCCCGAGCAGCCGACCGAGATGGTCGACAGCTGGCTCGAGCTGCTCCTGTCGGATCACGGCCACGAGCGCGTTGCCGACATCCGCACCGAGCTGCAGGCGTCGATGGACAACAACGCGTCGGTGTTCCGCACCGAGGAGACCCTCAAGCAGGCGTTGACCGACATCCACCGCTTCAAGGAGCGCTACGCGCACATCCGCGTCCACGACAAGGGCAAGCGCTTCAACAGCGACCTCCTCGAGGCGATCGAGCTCGGCTTCCTCCTCGAGATGGCCGAGGTCACCGTGGTGGGTGCCCTCAACCGCAAGGAGTCGCGCGGCGGACACGCCCGCGAGGACTACCCGGATCGCGACGACGTGAACTACAAGCGTCACACCATGGCGTACAAGAGGGGCACCGACCTTCTCGCGGACATCGAGTTGGACTACAAGCCAGTGGTCGAAACCCGTTACGAGCCGATGGAGCGTAAGTACTGATGACATCTGTTCTGGACAAGCCCGCACCGTCCTCCGACGAGCCGCCGCTGCCCCCGGTGCCCGAAGAGGCCACCATGGTGACGCTCAAGATCGCCCGGTTCAACCCGGAGAACCCGGATGCCCAGGGCTGGGAGAGCTTCCGCGTCCCGGCGCTCCCGACCGACCGCCTGCTCAACCTGCTGCTGTACGTGAAGGGCTACCTCGACGGCACCCTGACGTTCCGCCGCAGCTGCGCGCACGGCGTGTGCGGCTCGGACGCCATGCGCATCAACGGCGTCAACCGCCTCGCCTGCAAGCTCCTCATGAAGGACATGCTCCCCAAGGACAAGTCCAAGGAGATCACCATCACCATCGAGCCGATCCGCGGCTTGCCGGTGGAGAAGGATCTCGTCGTGGACATGGAGCCGTTCTTCGACGCGTATCGCGCCATCAAGCCGTTCCTGATGACCTCGGGCAACGAGCCGACCCGCGAGCGCATCCAGAGCCAGAGCGACCGCGCCCGCTTCGACGACACCACCAAGTGCATCCTCTGTGCGTGCTGCACCACGAGCTGCCCGGTGTTCTGGACCGAGGGTTCCTACTTCGGCCCGGCCGCGATCGTCAACGCGCACCGCTTCATCTTCGACAGCCGTGACGAGGGCGCCGTCGAACGTCTCGACATCCTCAACGACGTCGACGGTGTGTGGCGCTGCCGCACCACCTTCAACTGCACCGACGCATGCCCCCGAGGCATCCAGGTCACGCAGGCGATCTCGGAGGTCAAGCGCGCACTCATGTTCTCGCGCTAGGCAATTCAGCTTTCTCTGCAGCCCGGCAACGGTCCGCACCGATTTTCGGTGCGGGCCGTTGCTCATCTCGGCCCCACTCGGATCCACCCATTGCGCAGCCCCCCCACCCAACCACCGGTCGACGTCAACCCGGCCCGCAGACTTCGATCGACGTCTGCCAGTCGAGTTGAGGTTCGGCAGTCGGGGGTCCGACCGTCCGCGCCCCGCCGCGGAACACCCCCGCGACGATCGCGTCCACCAAGGCCGCCTCCTCCCCGGGACCCGCGGGCCACAGCAGCATGGTCAGCACCGATCGGATCGCGAACCGTGCGGCGGCGGTGTCGTCGGGATCGAGGCCGATGAGCTCGGCGGCCACGGCCAGCACGGTGGGTGAGGCGAGCACGGTGGGGGTCGACGCGACGAGGGTCGGCGGACGGAGGAACTGACGGATCACCCGGTCCGCCCTCAGTGCCCGGACCGCCGCCATGATCGCGATACGTGCCCGCTCCTCCCCTGCCGTGCCGGCGGCCTCCTCGCGGATCGACTCGAGGACTGGGGCGGCGGTCGTCGCCAGCACCGCCTCTATCAGCGCGGTGCGCCCGCCCGCGTGGCGGTAGATCGTCGCGCGCGAGCAGTGGGCCCGAACCGCCAGTTCGTCGACGCTGAACGCTTCGAGGCCCCGAGCCGCGATGAGCGCCGCCGCCTCGGAGACGAGCCTTCGCCGGGCCGCATCGCCACGATCACTGCCCACCAGCCAGTCCGTCATCGGTGTCCCTCCGTCCAGATCCCTGCTGTCCCAGATTCTCATCATGAGACAATCAGCGGCACCCTGAAGTCCCTTTCACACAGTTCAGCGCCACAACGTGAGACAACTGCCGCGTTCACCGCGGATGCCTCGTATCGACTTCCCGGTAGTCGTTGCCCCGGCCGTGCCCGTCGGCGACGCTGAGGACATGCTCGCACTCGACGACCCGGCATTCCTGTCGCGCTTCCACGCCGGTCACCCCGTCCAGCGGATCGGCGATTCCCCGTTCTTCGCCGTCGGCACCTGGGATCTCATCGCCGACGTGGTTCGACGACCTCAGGAGTTCTCGTCGAACCTGACCGCCACCATGGTCTGCCACGACGACGGTTCGGTCTCGGAGTTCCCGGTCGCCGGACTCGGCGACGCGATGCACGTCTTGGCGACCGCGGACGGTCCACGGCACCGGCTGCATCGGTCGCTGGTGATGCCGTCGCTGACACCGGCACGTATCCGGGCGCTGGAACCCTACGTCACCGAGGTGGTGGACACCGCGTGGACCGAGGGCGTGCAGGACGACCGCATCGACTGGATTCATGCTGTGGCACAGCGGGTTCCGATAACCGTGGTCACCGAGCTGCTCGGGCTTCCCCATGACGACGTCGACGACCTCGCCCGCTGGGCCGGCGGGACCAACGTGTTGATCGACGGCGTCATCACCCCGGACCAGCTGACGACCGCGACCACCGCGGTAGGCGAACTCACCTCGTATCTCGACGGCGCGCTGGCAAGCACTCCGGGACGGGGGGTGCTCGCCGACATCGCGGCGGCCGTCGACCGCGGAGACCTCGATCGCCCATCTGCGGTCATGGTGCTCCTGCAACTCGTCGCCGCGGGCTCCGACTCCACCGTCGGTCTCCTGACGAGCGCGGTCCGGATTCTGGCGCGGCACCCCGACGTCGCCGCGCGTCTCCGCGGCGAACCCGGCCTCATCCCGGCGTTCATCGACGAGACACTGCGCCTGGAGTCCCCGTTCCGCGGACACTTCCGACATGTCGTCGGCGACACCACGCTCGGCGACGCCCACCTCCCGGCGGGCTCCCACGTCTATCTCATGTGGAGGGCCGCCAACCGCGACCCCGACCAGTTCGACGACCCGTCGCGCATCGACCTCGACAGTACGACCGCCACCCGCACCGGACACGGCACCCATCTCGCCTTCGGCAAAGGACTCCACCTGTGCGTGGGTGCCGCACTGGCGCGGCTGCAGGGCCGGTTGTCGATCGGCCGGTTGCTCTCGGCCACAACGCATTTCCGGCAGTCCTCGTCCGGGGAGCTGACACTCGTCCGCTGACCCGTGGAACCACACCGCGTCCGGCTGCGTCCAAGAAGAGTCCGGGTTCGAGAAAGAACCCAACCAGCCCGCCGAACGGAGCGCCGACGTGGTCCGAATCCTGTACTTCCGTTTCCTGTTCACCCTCCTGGTCAGCACCGTTCTGTGCCTCGCGGTCTTCTCCCCCGCCACGGCGTCACCGGCGGACGAGCCCGGCACCCACCGGATCACGATCACCTTCACCTCCGACCGGCAACACAACGGCGCCGCGGTGTGGTTCGACGCGGACGGACGACTCCGGACCCAGACCGATGTCCCGCTCGCACATCAGAACGCGCAGACGAAGCTGTGGTCGGCATCGCTGGTGTACACGCGCCGTTCGCCGAGCGAACCACTCGACGCGCTATTCCAGTCCACCGGAAGCCTTTCCAGGTGTGAGATCTGGGTTGATTCCATTCTCGTGGCCGACGACACGGTGCGCGGACACCACCCGACCAGCGCGTGCCGACCACGCAATTGAGCCGGGTTTCGTCCCTGGAGGGAGGAATTGCGGACGGAATCGTACGCTGTCACTCGTCACGAACATGTGAGCGGAGAACGAGCATGGCGGAGCGCATCGAGATCGGAGCCGGCGACGGCAGATCCGTCGTGGAGAACCCGGGCGACAAGGGCCTGCGAATCGGTTCGATCGGGCTGATGGGCAACGTCATCATCGGCTTGTCCGCCGTCGCACCGGCTTACAGCCTCGCCGCGACCCTCGGATTTGTGGTCGACAGCGTCGGCGACAAGGCGCCGGCGATGTTCGTCCTCGCGTTCTTCCCGATGTTGCTGGTGGCCTTCGCTTATCGCGAACTGTCCCGCGACACCCCGGACTGCGGCACCACCTTCACCTGGGGCACAAAGGCTTTCGGGCCGTGGATCGGCTGGATCGGCGGGTGGGGCCTGGCGGTCTCGGCGATCATCGTGCTGGCCAACGTCTCCGAGATCGCCGCGCTGTACCTGTTCCGGTTCCTCGGCCTCGACGCCCTGGCCGACAGCCTTCTCGCGAAGCTCCTGCTCGGCAGCTTCTTCATCATCGCCATGACCTGGATCAGCATCCGCGGCATCGTCATCAGCGAACGCATGCAGGCGGTCCTGATGTTCATCCAGTTCGCGGTGCTCATCGTCGCGAGCGCGATCGCGCTGATCAAGGTGGGGACGGGACGCGCCGGCGAGCAGGCGGTCGACCCCCGGTGGTCCTGGTTGTGGCCCAGCGGCCTCGACCAGTCGCAGATCGCCGCCGCGACCATCCTGTGCATCTTCATCTACTGGGGGTGGGATGCGTGCCTGGCGATCAGCGAGGAGACCAGAGACCCCGACAAGACCCCGGGCCGCGCGGCTCTGCTCACGTGCGTGATCCTGGTGGCCACCTATGTGCTCGTCGCCTACGCGATCCAGTCCTTCGCCGGCTTCGGCGACACCGGGATCGGGCTCGGGAACGACGCGAACAACGAAGACGTGCTGACGATTCTCGGAGACCCGGTGGCGGGTGCGGTCATGTCGTCAGCCCTGCTGCTGACCGTCTGCGTCTCCGCGCTGTCGTCGACCCAGTCGACGATCCTGCCCACCGCACGCGGCAGCCTGTCGATGGCCGTCTACAAGGCACTGCCCGAGAAGTTCGCCTCGATCCACCCGCGCTACATGACGCCCGCCTTCGGTACCGCCGTGATGGGCGCCGCGGCACTGACCTTCAACCTGGTCCTGTCCCTGCTCAGTCAGGACACGCTCGCCGACTCCATCGCCTCCCTCGGGCTGGCGGTCGCGTTCTACTACGGCATCACCGCCTTCGCCTGCGTCTGGTACTTCCGCTCGACGCTGTTCTCCTCCGCACGCCACTTCTTCCTGCGCGGCCTCTTCCCGCTCCTCGGCGGCCTCGCGATGGCCGCGGCCTTCATCCGTTCGGCGATCGACATGATCTCCCCTGACTACGGGGCCACCTCGGTCGGCGGTATCGGTGGTGTGTTCGTGCTCGGCGTGGGCATGCTGGTCCTCGGCATCCCGCTGATGCTGGCCTGCTTCGCCCACAACAGCGACTTCTTCCGGGGCAAGACGCTGACCGCGACCACCGAGGTGAAGGTTCCCGATGTCTACTGAGACCACCGAGACCCCGGCGACCGACCCGACCACCCCCCGGCTCACGGTCGGATACCTCGCGACGCCGTCCGGCGCCGACGGAGTCGTCCTGGCCGTCGCGCTCGCACGCGTCACCGGCGCCGCGATCGACCTCGTGTGCGTCGTCCGCCCGGTCCCCTACGACGGTCGGCCCGGACTCGCCCAGTACCAGCAGCGCATCGAGGCGCAGGCCGCCCGGTGGCTCGCCGAGGGCGCTGCGCTCATCCCTGAGGGTTTCCCCTACCGCACCGTCGTCGCCGTCAACGACTCCTTCACCGACGGCCTCGCGTCGCACGCCGTCGCGACCGAGTCCGAGATGATCGTCGTCGGCGGCACCGGCGACGGGCTGTTACGCAGGCACACCCTCGGCACCATCAGCAACGAACTCGTCCACTCCTCGCCCGTCCCGGTCGCACTGGCGCCGCGTGGATATGCCGACCGGGTCGACGCGGTCCTGGACATGGTGACGGTCGCCGTCCCGGTCAAACCCGGCACCGACAATCCGCTTCCGTTCGCCGAGAAGCTCGCCGAACGCGCCGAACTCGACCTCCGGCTGCTGTCACTGGTCTCCCTCGAATCCCCCTTCGACGACGACTCGTCCCGCGATGCGCGAACCGCGCAGATCACCGTCGCGCGTGAGCTTCTCGAGAAGACCCGGGCCGAGGTGAACAGTGAACTCGACGTCGACGTGCTCGTCGCCGACGGAGCAACCCTCGACGAGGCACTCGCCAATCTGCCCTGGGACGCCAACGACATCGTCGCCATCGGTTCCGGCCACCTCGGATCGCCCAACCGGGTCTTCCTCGGCAGCACCGCCGCTCGTATCCTCCGGTGGACGACGGCACCGGTTATCGTGGTCCCCAAGAACCGCTGACGCTGGAGTCCGCAGCATCCCGATCCCGAGGACCGACACCGACGTGACCGACGACCGCCCGCGCGTGCTCGAGATCCGACACGCCGACTCGGAACCACCG harbors:
- a CDS encoding cytidine deaminase: MSTEIQWNVLRHRATEMLSRAYAPYSHYPVGAAGVTSEGRVVAGCNVENVSYGLGICAEVALVADLISQGGGVLRAVTVTDASGKVLMPCGRCRQVLLEHGGRDLLVDHPAGPRTLGDLLPDAFGPDDIAGVVS
- the sdhC gene encoding succinate dehydrogenase, cytochrome b556 subunit, with translation MSTSTEVAPDPVRRRSLYRGDPGMWSWVLHRITGVTIFFFLFVHVLDTAVIRVDPNQYDEIIETYKTPIIGLMEIALVACVLFHAFNGVRLILVDFWSKGPKYQRQMLWVAVTLFVVVFGAGAIRLLQILFSHL
- a CDS encoding succinate dehydrogenase hydrophobic membrane anchor subunit; the encoded protein is MTTSEATGVAKTLGKEHDRPASLDNPRSPRKPKGGNFEKNAWMFMRFSGLILVFLTIGHMFIMLAWDGGVHRIDASFVAARWSSPGWQIWDLTMLWLAQLHGGNGVRTVIADYSRKDSTRFWLNVLLAVSMILTLLLGTYAILTFDVNSVG
- a CDS encoding succinate dehydrogenase iron-sulfur subunit: MTSVLDKPAPSSDEPPLPPVPEEATMVTLKIARFNPENPDAQGWESFRVPALPTDRLLNLLLYVKGYLDGTLTFRRSCAHGVCGSDAMRINGVNRLACKLLMKDMLPKDKSKEITITIEPIRGLPVEKDLVVDMEPFFDAYRAIKPFLMTSGNEPTRERIQSQSDRARFDDTTKCILCACCTTSCPVFWTEGSYFGPAAIVNAHRFIFDSRDEGAVERLDILNDVDGVWRCRTTFNCTDACPRGIQVTQAISEVKRALMFSR
- a CDS encoding TetR/AcrR family transcriptional regulator, with the translated sequence MTDWLVGSDRGDAARRRLVSEAAALIAARGLEAFSVDELAVRAHCSRATIYRHAGGRTALIEAVLATTAAPVLESIREEAAGTAGEERARIAIMAAVRALRADRVIRQFLRPPTLVASTPTVLASPTVLAVAAELIGLDPDDTAAARFAIRSVLTMLLWPAGPGEEAALVDAIVAGVFRGGARTVGPPTAEPQLDWQTSIEVCGPG
- a CDS encoding cytochrome P450, with protein sequence MLALDDPAFLSRFHAGHPVQRIGDSPFFAVGTWDLIADVVRRPQEFSSNLTATMVCHDDGSVSEFPVAGLGDAMHVLATADGPRHRLHRSLVMPSLTPARIRALEPYVTEVVDTAWTEGVQDDRIDWIHAVAQRVPITVVTELLGLPHDDVDDLARWAGGTNVLIDGVITPDQLTTATTAVGELTSYLDGALASTPGRGVLADIAAAVDRGDLDRPSAVMVLLQLVAAGSDSTVGLLTSAVRILARHPDVAARLRGEPGLIPAFIDETLRLESPFRGHFRHVVGDTTLGDAHLPAGSHVYLMWRAANRDPDQFDDPSRIDLDSTTATRTGHGTHLAFGKGLHLCVGAALARLQGRLSIGRLLSATTHFRQSSSGELTLVR
- a CDS encoding APC family permease → MAERIEIGAGDGRSVVENPGDKGLRIGSIGLMGNVIIGLSAVAPAYSLAATLGFVVDSVGDKAPAMFVLAFFPMLLVAFAYRELSRDTPDCGTTFTWGTKAFGPWIGWIGGWGLAVSAIIVLANVSEIAALYLFRFLGLDALADSLLAKLLLGSFFIIAMTWISIRGIVISERMQAVLMFIQFAVLIVASAIALIKVGTGRAGEQAVDPRWSWLWPSGLDQSQIAAATILCIFIYWGWDACLAISEETRDPDKTPGRAALLTCVILVATYVLVAYAIQSFAGFGDTGIGLGNDANNEDVLTILGDPVAGAVMSSALLLTVCVSALSSTQSTILPTARGSLSMAVYKALPEKFASIHPRYMTPAFGTAVMGAAALTFNLVLSLLSQDTLADSIASLGLAVAFYYGITAFACVWYFRSTLFSSARHFFLRGLFPLLGGLAMAAAFIRSAIDMISPDYGATSVGGIGGVFVLGVGMLVLGIPLMLACFAHNSDFFRGKTLTATTEVKVPDVY
- a CDS encoding universal stress protein, with amino-acid sequence MSTETTETPATDPTTPRLTVGYLATPSGADGVVLAVALARVTGAAIDLVCVVRPVPYDGRPGLAQYQQRIEAQAARWLAEGAALIPEGFPYRTVVAVNDSFTDGLASHAVATESEMIVVGGTGDGLLRRHTLGTISNELVHSSPVPVALAPRGYADRVDAVLDMVTVAVPVKPGTDNPLPFAEKLAERAELDLRLLSLVSLESPFDDDSSRDARTAQITVARELLEKTRAEVNSELDVDVLVADGATLDEALANLPWDANDIVAIGSGHLGSPNRVFLGSTAARILRWTTAPVIVVPKNR